The region TTCTGAACCTCGATCTTCGGTTCAATGGTGATCTTTATGTTTGCTTTCTCAAGGTCCTTCGCAACCTTGCTGATGGCGATCTTCACGTCGCCTAAGCTCTTTGCACCGGTACAGACTACCTTTCCGCTCCTGAAAAGAAGGGTGGCTGTCTTGGGCTCTTTGATACGGTAAACAAGTCCCGGGAACTGCTGAGGGTTGTAATCCGCACCCTCAAGCGCGTCCTCGATCGCATTCAAGTTAAGCTCCTGCCCAAGGGAAGTGGAAGCAACAACATTCTCTATATTCATCTTCGCCATCTTTTCACTTGAGAGGGCTATTTATAAGGTGTTTATAAAGATTGTGTAATCTAATCCCTTTTAGGTTGATATAGAGAAGCACCCGCGGATCAAGTAAAAACCATAATGCGCCGATGTTCCGCCGGTCAAAAAAGCCGTGGGGTCGGGGGAGGGAATTGAACCCCCGTATGCGGATCTGCAGTCCGCCACATAGCCACTGTGTTACCCCGACACAGGATAACCCCAACATCAGCGATATAATAAACGTTTCGCATACACCATACTGGCTGTCCGCACGGGGTCCGACGGCAGGATTATACGGAATGCGATGAATACATTAGTATGCACTGCAAGGACATCTCCTTACGCGATGTAGACTTTCCTTTGACGGAAAAAGACATATCGAAGGCCGTATCGGGCTGGGAGGTGTATGTCCGGACCGAGTACCTCGTACTGAGGAACGGAAAGGAGATCGCTGTCGTATGGGTCCGCAAAGAGGGATCGGAGGGTCTCTTCAGAAAGGTCGCGGACGCCGGGGCCGTGTCCTTGCCGGAGGATACGGTTTTTGTTAAGGATGACGGGATAGATGTTCTGAATGTTCCCGCCCTCGCTTCGGTCCAGGAAAGATATCAAGGGAAAACGGTCGTAATAGAGGGGATGTTCTCCCATATCAGTTTCGTTTGCGAACCGAACACTGTGAAGCTGAGAGTCATCGACAACATCCCCCCAGGACCGTCAAGGCTGCGTTTTCTTGTAGAGACGGCCCTGTCGTCCGGTTTCATAGAGCATCCTGTCGTTCCCGAATATAATAACATAGATCTGACGGACAAGATAATGGATGTGAGGACGGAGGCAGTGATGTTCCCATGCAGAGTATCGGGCATGGCTGCGGATATGCCTTTTTACTTCATCGACGCCGCGCCCGATGTTAAGCATGATGTTACAATCATCGGCTGCGACCTTTCCCGCAGAATATACCGCTCTATTTACGATAAAGACCCGCCCTTCATCAACGTCTGTCCCGCCGACGCCGTCCCGAATGACGGAATGAAAACGATCGTAAGGTGCTGCGCCGTCAAGGAAGGGCATGTTATAGAAGGGAACACCGCAAAGGTCCCGTGGGGAGCGACCGTTCCGGAGGTCATCGGTGCGATAAACGCGCTCCTTGAAGGTTCAGAATGATCCCCTTCCTCTGGCGAACGCCTTGTAGCCTTCTTCAGCCTTGCCGGATCTGCAAAGCAATTCCCCCAAAGCATACCACGTGTCGGCGTCACCGGGGTTCTTCTCCAGATGTTCTTCCAGATGCCTGACGGCTTCTTCGACCCTTCCCTGTGATTCGAGCACCCTGGCTAGCGAACGGCCGTTCGTTTCTTCGTCAAGGGTGCCGATCATGACCTTTCTTGCGTTCTCCATCAGAACATTAAGGGAATTGTCGGTAAGCCAAGGGTATCTGCCCTTCAGTGTGTTTCTGAAAGGCGCAGCTTTCCGGTGGTCTATCTCCGCTCCGTCGCCTTTGAAAATGTCCCGGGGAACGTTGACCGTGAGGCTGCCGTGCGTCACAGTGATGTGGTCCGCAGGTACCCCGACAATATCACCCCAGCTTTACCGGGCGGCCGCATTCGTCGCGTTTGGAGGTTCCGAAGTCCCTGATCGCTGACAGCTGATCCTTTGTGAACACCGGGCCGTCCCTGCATGCCCGCATGCCGTCCATGACGCAGCTTCCGCAAACACCGACGCCGCACTTCATGTGCCTTTCCAGCGACAGCTGGCAGTCGAGGCCGAGTTCGACGCATGTGTTGTAAATGTGGTACAGCATGATCTCGGGGCCGCATGCCAATACCGTGTCGTAAACGTTCTCCTGGACCTTTTCCCTCATAAGCTGCACGGCATTCCCGTGGAACCCTCTGCTGCCGTCGTCGGTGGCTATCCACAGGTTCTTAGTGTATTTACTGGCGATATCGTCCATTATGACGTCCTTGTCGGTCCTCGCGGCAATTATCGTATCCGCGCCGGTCTCTTTGACCGCAGGTATTATGGCGGCCGTCCCGACCCCGCCCCCGACCATAAGCATCTTTTTGTTCTTTTTGATGTCGAATCCCCTTCCGTAGGGGCCCCTGATCCTGATCGGGTCTCCCAGGCTTAATCCGTGGAGCGCCTGTGTGTCCTTTCCTATCTGCTTCACCGTGATGCTCTTTATGCGGTCGGTCTTCGAAAGTGACATGGGGACCTCCTCCATGCCGGGTACCCAGACCATTATGAACTGGCCGGGGGAAGCTTTCTCATCCCACTGGAACTCCAGGGTCTTTGTGTCATGGGAGTCCTCTATTATGCCTATTATCCTTACAGTATCACTCATGGGCAACACCTACCATGTCTGAGATCGAACCGTATCCGTAATCCTTCATGAACCTTTCCAGATCGGAATTCACGGTTCCGAACACCTCTATCCCTTTCGTTCCTATCGCGCTGCCTATCTGGAAGGCACAGGCTCCCGCCATTATGTACTGCGCCGCATCCTTCCAGTCGGATATCCCGCCGACCCCCACGATCGGTATGTCCACGGCGGTCCTGATGTCGAACACCGCCCTGACCCCTATCGAGCGGATGGCGGGCCCGGACAGCCCTCCGAACTTGTTGCTCAGTATAGGCTTCCCCAGCTGCGGCGATATGACCATCGCTTTGACCGTATTGATGGCGACGACGGCGTCGCCCCCGCCGTCCTGAACGGCGGCCGCAAGGTCTTTGATCATGTGGGTGTTCGGAGTGAGCTTGGTCCAGACCGGTATCTTCACCGAGCCTTTTACCGCGGTGACTATCGCCTCGACCACTTTGGGGTCGGTCCCGACCTCCATCCCGTAGCCTGCCGCATGGGGGCAGGAAAGGTTCAGTTCCACCGCCGCGGCGCCGTACTCCTCCATCTTTCCCGCCAACCTCACGAACTCTTCCGGGGATGAGCCGAATATCGATCCGATGATGTTGCCGCTTTTCGCCGCATCCTCCATCTCTTTCCCGAAAAGCTCTATCCCCGGGTTTGGGAGACCCATCGCGTTGATGTATCCTCCCTTTAATTCTGTGAAGGAGGGGTTGGGATGTCCGGGATTCGGTTCGGACCCGATAGATTTAGTCACAACCGCTCCGGCCCCCGATCTCAGCATTCTCATCATCGAGGGTCCGGTCTCATCCATTATCCCCGATGCGACCATTCCGGGCTTCTCAAGCCTTAGTTTTCCGACAGAGGTCACAAGCATTATATCGAACCCAGATACACGTAACCAGTTAAATAATCATAAGTGATAGAACCGCAGCATGGAAATATCCGCTGCCAGAAACGATTTCCCGACGATAAGAGGGAAAAAAGGCGTCTACTTGGACAGCGCATGCCAGTCGCTGAGACCGGATCAGGTGATAAGGTCGATCCTGGATTACTATGAGGAATTCCCCTCATGCGGAGGGCGCAGCGTGTACAGGATGTCCTCAAAGGTCTCCATGGTCATCGATGAAGCGAGGGAGACAGCGGCGAGGTTCTTCGGCACGGACGATCCGGACTGCTACATCTTCACAAAGAATTGTACGGAGGGCATAAACACCGTCGCAAGAGGGATCGGATTAAGAGAAGGCGATGCGGTGGTCACCACCGATACGGAACACAACTCCAACCATGTGCCTTGGGTCATACTGGCGGAGGAGGCCGGAGTGAGAAGAAGATATTCTCCCTCTAAGAACGACGGAGAGTTCGACATAGAGAGGTTCAAAGAGTCCATGAGTAAAGACGTGAAGCTGGTCTCCGTCTACCACGCAAGCAATGTGACGGGATGCGTGGTCCCCATCAAAGAGGCGGCGGAGATAGCGCATGACCGCGGAGCGAAGATCCTCATTGACGGGTCCCAGGCGGCGCCGCACATGAAGGTCGATCTTAAGAAGACGGACGTCGACTTCTATGCGTTATCGGTGCACAAAATGCTCGGGCCGTCAGGGATGGGGATTCTGTACGGGAAAAGAGAATGCTTAGAAGATCTGAAACCGCTGACAACAGGCGGAGGCGCGGTGGGTGTGGCGACCTATGGCTGCGCCAGTTTTGCACCGATCCCGGACAAATTCGAAGCGGGACTGCAGAACTATGCGGGAATAGCCGGAACGAAAGCTGCGCTTGATTATCTCACATTCATAGGGATGGATAAGATATACGAACACGACAGGCATCTGATGGAGATGATCTTCAAATTGACAGAGGAAATAAAAGGCCTGAGCGTGGTGGGACCGGATGACCCGGGCAGAAGGTGCGGTGTGTTCTCCTTCAACATAGATGGATTGTCCCCCCATGATGTCGCCATGATGCTTGACAAAATGGACAGCATCATGATAAGGTCAGGAATGCATTGCGCCCATCCGTTCTTCGGATCAAGAGGTATAGAGGGTAGCGCCAGAGCCTCGGTCTATCTGTACAATAATGAAGAAGACATAGAAAGGTTTGCTGCCGCATTGAACAAAGCGGCGGAAACGTTCTGCGGCAAGTGATGCTCACGTTTTTGTCATCGTCACCTCGTCGCTGTGGCCGATCACCACTCGTTCCACACTTTTCGATACTGTTGACCGGTAGGACTTGTCTTTCGAGTACAAAGTAAGACTGTGCCCTTCGATCACAACGGAACAGTCGGCGGAGGGGAGGACCTCCCACCCTCTGAGGATCAGCGTATCCGCTTCGGAGACCCAGAACTCCTCGATCACCAGTGAAAGCCGGTCCGCCGCTTCCTCCATGGAAGCGTCATATCTTCCGTCGTAGAACGATTGGACAGGCATTATCACCGCCGCGAGGAGAGCCGCACCGCATACTATCATGGCAACCCGAGACATTGTGAATTCAATCAATTACGCTCACCCTTATTCCATATACTCCGTTCTCGAAGACGCATTCCATCGAGACCGTCCTGTCGCCCATAAGGTAAAGAGGGTCCCCAAGGAATTTCACGGGGGGCCTCTGAAGGTATATCTTATCGACGACCGTATCGTCAAGAAGTATCGATATGCTGTATGAATCGGATCCTTCTCCGCCCAGCATCAGGCAGGACCCGCCGGACAACGACACACTGACCCTGCTGGTGCTGCCGGCGCCGGAATAGTATGCTCTTCCCGCCGCATCTTCGATCTTGCCGGCCTCCGCTTTTGCGACAGCGGCGGAGGTGTCCTTCTCAAAATCAGAGACCATGCCAATCGCAATCGGAACGAACAAGGCCAAAATTAAAAAGGTCACGGCCAACGTTATGGGAAGGCCGGTCACCCCCTTTCTGTTCAATTTTACGATATTACCGCCACCCTTGTGTTGTTGTTCTCCCCGTATTCGGGCATCGATACGTTGATTGTGATGAAGCCTATTTCGGAGCCTCTCAGCGTTATCCTCAGGCCGTCGAATTTCGCATATCCTCCTTCGGTGTTCGCATATGCGGTCTTTCCGTTCTTATCGGTCACCCCGAGGCCTGACAGGACCACGGTGGCGCCGCTGAGCGGATTACCGTTCTGGTCCGTGACGTACACCTCGACGTAACCGTCGGAGGTGCTGTTCCCGTTAAGGATGATGTCCCCTGAAAGCACGTCTACGCCGCCTATATGCTTCGGCGTCTCGATGTTGCCCATCCAGCCGATGAGTATGGCAGTCCCCATCGTTGCGATGATGATCATTATCATCAGCTGGAGAGGCAGCCCTTCGATGCTCCCCTTCTTGTTCTTGTTCAGTTTCTTCATGAGATGTTGTATGTTCCTCATATTTGAAACACGTCAACGTCAGCATATATAACGAAGAAAATACAGTTAGTATACGTTTTGCACTTTGGGCTCAAATGAGATCGAACGCGATTATCGCGGACGCTATCTTGGGGTCGTTCACGGACATTCCGAAATGTTTCCTTAACATGATGTCCGTTGTTGTCGCGGGGTACAGCAGGACGGGGTCCTTCGCGCCTTCGTCTGCTCCGATGATCCTGAGCCTTTGAGGAAGTATCACTATCATCATCTCATGCGTTCCCGCCTTTTCGGGGTGGATCGCGAAGTCGTCGCATAACCAAAAGATATTCGGATCATCTTTGAAGTCGTCGATCATGCAGGGAGGGACGTCATGCCCGACCATGTTCCCGCAGCCGTCCTCCATTATCATGATGTGATCGGTGCTGGGCTCGAAAGAGCTTTCGCAGAACACGCAGACCGTAACGCTCCTTTTGAGGACCTCCTCCAAGGCCCGGTTCACCAACGGCATTCCAAGAGTGGATTCAGTTATTCCGCCCTCTTCTTCGACAACTTCGTCAAAGAAATCCCCTTCAAGAGGGAAAGCGGCCCTTATGCTCTTTTCCGCGAGGAGCTTTGCGAGAACATCGTCCAAACCCATGGCGGCCGATACGATACGCATGATAATATTCTTATGGTATAGTAGAAAAAAAGATCGGCTGCTGTCAAGCCTGAAAGAAAAATAAATCCGGCGGATGCCGGAAATATAGGATCAGACGTCCCTGAAGCAGACCGCGTACTCCATCTTCTTGGCGCCGAAGTACTTCTGGACGAACTCTGCGGTCTTTTTCGGGGGGAACTCCTTGCATGAGAAAACGTCGATGAACGCTCTGTCCGTGTCCTCTGCGAAGTGCCCGGAGATCTGGGAGGTCTCTATCAGCTGCACAAGGGAGAAACCCTGCACCTTCGGTTCGTCGCCGAAGAATACCACTATCGGCTCACCGTACCTTTTCATATCAATGTAATTGGCAAGGTCGACGGCGAACTTTGAGATGTGCTCTTTGGACGAGATCTTCTCATGGTCGCACTCTCCGAGGTCGATGCAAACGGCAAGACCCCATCTTTTCTCGCTGTTGTATTTTTTTATGATCTCCTCATCTGACATGAGGCTGCCTGTGTATGGACTCATTATATACATCGGATTCCCACCTTTGATAATTTGAAATGCAAGCTCGCTTTCAGTATTTTAAGTATTTGCACTCACACGATAACGATTATCTCCCAGGGGACATTCATGCGGGCGATGTGTCGAAAATACGATTTTCGAAAGACTTTTTCGACACCTCGAAGACATCCCCGGCCGCGTAACCAAAGGGCGCGAGCCCTATTGACCTCCATCAAGAAGTATCCGCGGCCCATTACCAGAACGGTCACTTTCTCGATGTCGGACTCTTCCGGCATGCCTTTTGCCGATCCTCTTTTATGTTGCCGACCAGCGCGCGCATGGCATCAGGCGTTCGCATCAAGCAGGGACACCTCATCCCTCCGGGTGCTGTCTTATAGCGCCTCCGCAGTTCTGGCGGTTATCTCGACAGCGTCGCTATCTTCGGGGGCCGGCGCCTTTACGCGGGCCCCGTTCTTCTGCCGCTCAGTCTCTCAGACATCCTATAGGTACGACATATACTCCGTCATCGCGGCGGTATGCGATATCAGCGGCCGTAAGCACCATGAGAAATGACGGCTCTCCCATCTTCTCACTGTCCACTTTATCCCTTAGTTTCATCAGGCTCTCGACGGCTTTATCTATATCATGCGAAGACATCTTTATCTCGACCGCGCCCCACCGCCCATCGTACAGATGTATGACCGCATCCACTTCCAGGTCGCTGCCGTCGTGATAATGGAACACCTCGCCCTCCATCGACTGTGCGTATACCCTTAGGTCGCGGATACACAGTGATTCGAACAAAAGACCGAATGTCCTGAAATCTTTCATAAGGCCCTGCGGCGAGAGACGGAGGAGGACGGCGGCTATGGACGGGTCGACAAAATGGCATTTGGGAGACGTTCGCAATGCCGTCCTTGACCGTATATCGGGACTCCAGGCCGGCAGGTCCTCCGTTGCGAATATACGTCTCAGCGCATTCAGGTACGATGTCAGTGTTTTGTCGGATATTGCATCTTCGCCCCCCTTACCCGCAATGTCATCCATGATCGTTTTATTCTTTACCATTGTGGACACGTTCCTTGCCAAGGACAGCATGAGTTTCCGAACCCGTTTCGGATCCCTTTCTACACCATCAACGCGCGATGCGTCGGATCTCTCGATGGACCTCACATACTGACGTGCATACTGCAGGGCGCCCTCGCCCTTGCTTGTGACGGATTCCGGCCATCCTCCCCTTACCAGTGCGAAAGCGAGATCTTCCCGAGCAAGCGGTGATCTCCCCTTTATCTCCATACCATCGAAAATGGACCTGAGCGAGACGCTGCCGTTGGATTCCAGCGATTCGAATAATGACATCGGTCTCATGAACATCCGGGCAATGCGCCCTGTTCCTGTATGCATCGTTACGCCGTCCGCCGGCGCTGCCGAACCGGTAAGTATGAACTGCCCCTTCTTTTTACGCTGATCCGCTTCAAAACGGATGCCGTCCCATACGATCGGTATGGTCTGCCATTCGTCTATCAAGAGGGGGACGTCTCCTTCCAACAAGGCGCCGGGCGAGAACTTTGCCCATTCCAGATATTGTTCCCTTTTCTTGGTGTCTTGCAGATAGACCGCACTTGCGGAGTGTTTTTCGGCAGTCCATGTCTTACCGCACCATTTGGGACCCTCTATGAGCACTGCGCTGAACAGAGACATGAGCATGTCCAATTCTTTGTCCACGACTCTGCTCATATATTCTTTATCCATTGATGTGAAATGTTATAATGGTTATATTAACTTACTGGATTCTTTATTAATTCCGTGTTCTGATTCACTTTCATTCCGTGTTCTGATTCACTTTCATTCCGTGTTCTGATTCGAACCGAAGCGGAAGGAATGATGAGGCTCAGGCCTGTCCGCGCGTCGGCAACCACACTTAGGCGCAAATGGAATGGAACTGCGTAACACAAAGGAGCATTCCTGCCGTATGAAAAGGAAGCAAACTTTTACCCGACGTGACCGCCGCTCCGAGTTTATTTTAATATCATAATCAGCTACTCTGTGGGGCGCATATGGGAATGTCCAAAGTATATTACACAAACATGCACACCGAGCTGCAGGACAGCCTTCTTGACAAATTCGAAAGGCTCATCGACGCCGCCGGGATCGGGAGCATCGATGCGGACCGCAAGTTCGTGGCCATAAAGACGCACTTTGGCGAATTGGGGAACCTGGCCTTTCTGAGACCGAACTATTCGAAGGTAATAGCAGACAGGATCTCCAAAATGGGCGGCATCCCCTTCCTGACCGACTGCAGCACGCTGTATCCCGGGAAAAGGAAGAACGCCGTCGAGCATCTGAATACGGCGAACATCAACGGCTTCAACACCATATCGGCAGGCTGCCAGATAATAATAGGGGACGGGCTGAAAGGTACCGATGATATCGAGATGCCCATCGCCGGGGATTACGTAAAAACGGCGAAGATCGGACGCGTTGCGTACGATGCCGACGTCATCATATCGCTGAACCATTTCAAATGTCATGAGCTGACAGGTTTCGGCGGAGCAGTGAAGAACATAGGAATGGGCTGCGCATCTAAGAGGGGGAAGATGGAGCTTCACAGCTCCGGAAAGCCGCAGGTCTCCGAGAAAAGATGCAGAGCCTGCAGGAAATGCCTCGAAGCATGCGCCCATTCGGCGATAACCGTCAAGGAGAAAGCGTCCATCGACCACAGCCTCTGCGTAGGATGCGGAAAATGCATAGGGATGTGCCCATTCGACGTCATATCGGTAGAAATGGATGAGGCGAATGAGATAGTATGCTTCAAGATAGTGGAGTACGCCGCCGCCTTATTGGCGGACAAGCCGAACTTCCACGTTTCGGTGATCGCCGATGTCTCTCCGTTCTGTGACTGTCATAAAGAGAACGACGTCCCGATCATACCGAACGTGGGAATGCTGGCGTCCTTCGACCCGGTCGCGCTGGATAAGGCCTGCGTAGACCTCGCCCAGGAACAGCCGATGATCGCGGGGAGCAGGCTGCACGCGAACTCGAACGGGATAAAACCGGACGACATCTTCAAATGCACGCACCCGAGCACAAGGTGGCAGGCAACGTTCGAGCATGCTGAAAAGATGAAGATGGGCTCATCCCGATATGAGCTGATAAAGATCGACTGATGCGGTCGGGGCGCCGCCCTGCGGGGCAGGCCAGCATCAGTACCCCCGCAAGGACAAAGCGGACAACGAAGTAGGCCACCCATTCGTGGGCCGGCATTATGTGCTGGTTCACAATGCCAACCGGCATAAGCAGGACCCCATCATGATCAAAAGGACCAGCACCGTATAGCCCGATATTGCCAGACCCACTTCGGAGATCATTTATGACACTGAAATGATAAATTTTAATATTATGCGTGTTTAATCGGTGCTTGGAAGTGCTGTTTGTTCAGATCGTGGTAAGACTTGAACGAACAGGGTCCAAAATGTGTCAATGGCCGGTCCGGTGAACGGCATATCCATTGCCGCTCACAAAATCAAAGACACAGAGGCAAAAGAGCTGAAAAGATTCGAAGACGCCAGACCCGACGCCGATACGGACAACAACAGCGGAATGGAACCTAAGACGATATCAAAGGATCTCAAAAAGGCCCTTTACAGGTACCGGTGGGCAATATTCATAATTCTTACCTCCGCATATTTCTTCGTTTATTTCCACAGGATGTCTGTCGGCATCGTCGGCAGAGATATCATCGATGACGTGGGCGGCACGGTCGGGCTGCTCAGTTCCGTATACTTTTGGACATATGCCGCGATGCAGATACCGAGCGGCCTGCTTGCGGACCACCTCGGTCCGAGGAAGGCAACGTTCATTTTCCTCATAATTGCCGCCGCCGGTTCCTTCCTGACGTTCATGGGGACCGAATTCTGGGAGATTGTCCTCGGGAAGATACTGATCGCGGCGGGGATGGCGGTCATCTACATCCCGCTGATGAAGATAATATCCGTCTGGTACGGAAAGGCTGACTTCCCTCAGCTCACCGGCATCGTGATCGCCGTCGGGAATGTCGGCGCGATAGCGGCGTCGGCGCCGCTGGAGATGATGGCGGAAGCTCTGGGCTGGAGGGACGTGTTCCTGGTGCTCGGAGTGGTGACTCTTGTACTGGCGCTGCTATGCCTGGCGTTCGTAAGGGACCACCCGCACAAAAAAGGCTTCCCGGCGATAGAAGAGATAGAGAATCGGGAAAAGGGAACCCCCATCTCCGACGCGACCGACTCGAAACTGCCTATGATAAAAGGCCTGATCATGGTCGCGTCCGGGGGGCGGAAGTTCTGGACATTGGCGATCGCATACTTTCTTGTGTACGGTTCCATAATGGTCTTCCAAGGCACCTGGGCGAACATATATTTCAAAGAGATATATGGCTTCGGTACTAGCGCGGCGCTGCTCATCACCATACTCGGCATAGGCAAGATACTGAGCACCGCCGTGATAGGCGTGATGAATGGAAGAGGGGTAATAAGGTCAAAACGCACTGCCATGTTCTGGGGCACGCTGCTTTACACAGCAACCTGGGGCATAATATGGGCGTTCGCAGGCCACCTCGACAGCTACTGGTTCTGGATGACCATATGTTTCGTTTTCGGATTCTCAGGAGGGTTCATGACGCTGTCTTTCACTCAGGTCAAGGAGTGGTATCCCACGGCGATATCCGGTACGTCCGTGTCGGCGATGAACGTCTTCCTTTTCCTGGGGGCATCGGTCTGCACCACGATAACCGCTCCGATAATAGGCACAACATACTCCCTTGAGAACTTCGCCTTCGTATGGGCGCTGATGTTCGCCATGTCCGTATTCGCATTACTTATGGTGGTTCTTTCCATCGAGAAGAAGGAAAGCGATCCCTTTGTAGGTACGGAGAACAGGGGAGTTTAATATATTGTAGGCCATTAAGGTTTCTGATGGAAGTTTTGGAGGAGCTGATTTCCAAAGCAGAAGCCGACGACGTTAATTCCTGTTTCAGGTTGGGACAGGTGTATGCCCTGGGAGATGGCGTGGACGTCAATGAAGCGGAAGCTTTCAACTGGTACGTGAAGGCGGCCACCCTGGGCCATATGCACTCTGAGTTTGTAGTAGGCAAATGCTACGCCGAAGGCATAGCTGTTCAGAAGGATGTCGATGAAGCTATAATGTGGTTTTCAAAGGCCGCCTTGAAAGGATATCCCGAAGCGGTAAAAGAACTGAATTCCATCTTTGAGGAGACCGATGTCCCCAGAGATAAGAAGCTGTTCGAATATCACGCGAATAAGGCATCGGAGGGATCGCCCAGCTCGATGTACATGCTGGGCGTGTTCTACGACATCGGCGTCGGCACCGACTCGAACGCCGAAAAAGCGTTCGAGATGTTCTCGGCGTCCGCAGAGAAAGGGAATATCGACGGGGAATGCTCGAAAGCTGTCTGCATGACAAGAGGCACGGGCACCGCCCGCGACCGCGAAGGGGGCGCATCGCTGCTGAAAACCTGCGCAGAGAAAGGGTCCGAAAGGGCGAAATGTGAGCTTGGCAGATGTTATGAGCACGGAACAGGCGTGCCAAAGAGCCCCGAGACAGCCTTCGATATCTATTCGCAGATGTCGGACACAGGCTCATCGGTAGGTCAGTACCACCTGGGCAGATGCTATATGGACGGGATCGGGACCGAGAAAGATCCCACTTTTGCGCACAGCTGGTATACAGTATCCGCAAAGTCCGGCTGCCTTGACGCCGAGTTCGGATTGGCAAGGTGCCTGGTGGGCGGCGTGGGCGTGGATAAGAACAAAGACGAAGGCATCAAGAGAATGACCGATTCGGCTGAGAGAGGCCAAACCGATGCCATGGTAATGCTCGGCCAGATGTACGCCAAGGGAAGCATCGTCAACAAGAACGCATCCCTTTCCGCTGAATGGTTCAAGAAGGCCGCCGATCTGGGGGACCCGTATGCAGAATACACCACCGGTATGAACTACTTCGAAGGGAACGGGTTCAGGAAAAACCCGAAGAAGGCGGCGTACTATTTCGAGAGATCGGCCCAGCACGGGTACACTCTCGGATGTCATATGATCGGCAGTGCGTATATGTCCGGCAACGGAGTGGAGAAGGATGAGAAGAAAGGTTTCGAATGGTGCTCAAGAGCGGCCGAGGACGGATTCCTAAAATCTCAATTCATACTGGCGGAA is a window of Candidatus Methanoplasma cognatum DNA encoding:
- a CDS encoding sel1 repeat family protein, which encodes MEVLEELISKAEADDVNSCFRLGQVYALGDGVDVNEAEAFNWYVKAATLGHMHSEFVVGKCYAEGIAVQKDVDEAIMWFSKAALKGYPEAVKELNSIFEETDVPRDKKLFEYHANKASEGSPSSMYMLGVFYDIGVGTDSNAEKAFEMFSASAEKGNIDGECSKAVCMTRGTGTARDREGGASLLKTCAEKGSERAKCELGRCYEHGTGVPKSPETAFDIYSQMSDTGSSVGQYHLGRCYMDGIGTEKDPTFAHSWYTVSAKSGCLDAEFGLARCLVGGVGVDKNKDEGIKRMTDSAERGQTDAMVMLGQMYAKGSIVNKNASLSAEWFKKAADLGDPYAEYTTGMNYFEGNGFRKNPKKAAYYFERSAQHGYTLGCHMIGSAYMSGNGVEKDEKKGFEWCSRAAEDGFLKSQFILAESYARGRGVKKDPLKAFELHTYLGEKGYGKSQLYVGTCYLEGKIVKANEKKAFECFTKGAESANPVCQYFLGHCFANGIGVKQDEKKALLWYTRAAERGHTVSKKLVEEYTGSSVVVKGEASPFESYMYSAENGDPESMFIIARYFEEGIGVEVNIEEAKKWYNKSAALGHFGAKKAILRFRNKRAQ
- a CDS encoding MFS transporter, which codes for MAGPVNGISIAAHKIKDTEAKELKRFEDARPDADTDNNSGMEPKTISKDLKKALYRYRWAIFIILTSAYFFVYFHRMSVGIVGRDIIDDVGGTVGLLSSVYFWTYAAMQIPSGLLADHLGPRKATFIFLIIAAAGSFLTFMGTEFWEIVLGKILIAAGMAVIYIPLMKIISVWYGKADFPQLTGIVIAVGNVGAIAASAPLEMMAEALGWRDVFLVLGVVTLVLALLCLAFVRDHPHKKGFPAIEEIENREKGTPISDATDSKLPMIKGLIMVASGGRKFWTLAIAYFLVYGSIMVFQGTWANIYFKEIYGFGTSAALLITILGIGKILSTAVIGVMNGRGVIRSKRTAMFWGTLLYTATWGIIWAFAGHLDSYWFWMTICFVFGFSGGFMTLSFTQVKEWYPTAISGTSVSAMNVFLFLGASVCTTITAPIIGTTYSLENFAFVWALMFAMSVFALLMVVLSIEKKESDPFVGTENRGV